In Subdoligranulum variabile, the genomic stretch GGCCCGGGGCGCCATCGACGGCGACACCCTGCAGAAAGGCATTGATATGATCGCCGGATCTTGACACAAAGCCATGAAAAGCGGCTGCTCCCGGAAGCAGTCGCTTTTTTTGTCTGGATGCACCCCCACCGGCCCATCCTGCATACAGTGGGAACAGGGAGGTGCAGGCAATGAAAAAATGGGGATTTTTTGTGTTTCCGGTTATCGCACTGGCCGTGGGCGGCCTGGCGGGATTTCTGTCCCGCACAGGGCTGGAAACGGTCTATCCGCTGTTGGAAAAATCGCCGTTGACGCCGCCGGGGGCGGTGTTTCCCATCGTGTGGTCGGTGCTCTATCTCCTCATGGGCGTCGGGCTGGGGCTGGTGGTGTATAAAGGCGGGGCAGGGGTGACCCAGGCGGTGGTGTTCTGGGCTTTGCAGCTGGCACTGAATTTCAGCTGGAGTCTGCTGTTCTTCGGCGGCGGGTATTATTTTGCGGCGCTGCTCTGCCTGGTGATCCTCTGGCTGGCCATCCTGGCCATGATCGCTGCCTTTGCGGCCGTCAGCCGTCCGGCGGCCTGGCTGCAGATCCCCTATCTGTTGTGGGTGACCTTTGCGGGGTATCTCAACGGGGCGGTCTGGCTGCTCAATCGGTAAACATGAAAAATCCCGCGGCGGGTTCCGGTCCGGAGTCCCGCCGCGGGATTTTCAGTAGGAAGAGAAACGCTCAGCTGTATTTTTCCACGATGGCGGCCATCTGCGCCCAGCAGTCCTCCATGTCCTGCACCAGCTTGAACTGGGTGCGGGCCCGGTCAAGGTTCTGCCCCGGCCGGGTGGTGTGGAAGTAGTGATCGCCCTCCAGGTAGTCGGTCAGGAAGCGGATGCCGCATTCCAGCGTCATGAGCTTGGCGCCCCAGGGCAGGGTCTCCTTTTCCAGGGGGGTAAAGGCGTCCCCGGCGGCCTGGAGGAATCCTTTGGTGTAGATCTCAAAGAGATTCAGGGCAAAGTGCACCTTGGACTGGTCGGGCTCATCCTCGGCGTTGTGGTTGGCGCCGAACCGGATGGAATCTCCGAAATCATTGGCGGCCAGACCCGGCATGACGGTGTCCAGGTCGATGACGCAGAGGCCTTCGCCGGTGGCCTTGTCAAACAGGATGTTGTTGAGCTTGGTGTCGTTGTGGGTGACCCGCAGCGGCAGCTTGCCGGCGGCCAGCAGATCGGTCATATAGGCGCAGTCGGCCTTGCGGGCGCGCACGAAAGCGATCTCCGCGGCTACGTCCTTGGCCCGGCCCATGGTGTCGGCGGCCAGGGCCTTCTCGAAGTTGTCGAACCGGCGGGGCGTGTCGTGAAAATGGGGGATCGTCTCGTGCAGGGTGGCGGCGGGGTAGCCGGCCAGCTGCTTCTGGAAATTGCCGAAGGCTACCGCGCTCTGGTAAAAATCCTCCGGCGTCTGGACCTGCTGCAGGCAGACGGTATTTTCCACAAAGGCGTAGACCCGCCAGCAGCCATCCTGGGCATCCCGGTAGTACGGCTTGCCGTCCTTTGTGGGGATGACCTGTAGCGTCACCCGGGCGGGATCGGCACCCCGTGCCACAGCTTGTTGACGCAGATATTCCGTCACACCGCAGATGTTCTCCATCAGACCGTCGGGGTCGGTGAAGGTGGCGGTGTTGATTTTCTGCAGAATATAGCGGCGGCTGTCCCCGTCGGGCAGCTGTACATAGATGCAGTGGGTGGCGTTGATGTGTCCCTCACCATAGGGAAGGGCACCGGCTACCGTGCCGCCCCAGTCCCAGGCAGCCAGCACATCGGGGTGTTCAAAACAGTATTCCATATAAAATCCCCCTCAGATCTCGTACCAGCGGATCTCGTTGGCGTCCAGGTGCAGATCAAAGCTGGACCCGTCGCCCCGGTAGACCGTGGTGTCCTGCGGTTCGTAGGTGTTGTTGACCACGCAGTATTTACCGTTCTTGACATAGGCGTGGACTTCCGCGTTGCAGTTGGTGGAAAACCAGGTGTGCAGCTGGTCTTCGGCATGGGCCGCCCACAGAATGGCGCGGTAGAGCACCCGGTTGTTGATGAAGCTGTAGGGCAGGCCGCTGATGTAGACGCCGCGGCCCTGGCCGTAGTCATGGGCGGCCATCTGCACTTCCTTGTCCCGCTGGATCAGGATCTCGGTGCCCTCCAAGGCGTAGATGCTCTTCTTGCCCTCGCCGAAGTCCACATCGTGGTCGGGGCAGTCGGCCAGGATGAAGTGGTCCCGGTGCTCCTCCCAGTTGTACTTGTCGTAGTTCAGGGTGAAGCCGGTCTCCTTCTCCACGCCCAGGGGGGCTGCCAGCTGCAGGTACCGGCCCTGGTACTGGTGGCCGCCCGGCTCACCCACGCCAATGAGGCCGCCGCCGCGGTAGACAAAGCCCTTGACCGCCGCAGCAATTTCGGGATCCTCCCAGACCTTACCGCCGGTGTGGGCGGTATCGCCGTCGCCCACGTTGATGAGCACGTCGATGGAATCCAGTACATGGGGGTCTGCCTTGATGTCGTCAAAGCTGATGAACTTCACATCAAAGGGCGCGCCGGACAGCGCCTCGATGACGCCGGCGTAGCTGTAGTTCTGCTTCTGGTAGAGGGCGTGGTGCACCATGTGGCAGCCCCAGGCCCGCATCTTGCCCCAGCAGTTCAGCACGGCTACCGTCTTGACGCAGTAGGGCGTGGTGCCCTTGATGTTGCCGTACAGCTCCCGGAACTCGTTGCAAACGCTCTCCACATAGTCGAGGAACTCGGGGAATTCACAGGCCAGTTTCAGGTAGCCGCCGTAGCCGATGCGGTCGATGGGGCTGCGCAGGATGGCCCGGCGGGCGGTGACCCAGTTTTCCTTGGCTTCCCGGACGGGGTCGCCGCCCTCGTGGAAGGTGTCGGGGAAGAAGTAGGGCAGGAACCGGCCCTCGGTGTACTTGACGCCTTTGATGTCGGAGATCAGGCGCAGGGTGGAACCGTTGCCCACGCTGCCCACCACGGCATCCACCCCGGCCTGCTGGAACTCCGGCATGAAAGGTTCGGTGCCGATCCAGTGGTCGCCCAGGAACATCATGGCTTCCTTGCCGTACTCGTGGGTGATGTCGGTCATCTCCCGCACCAGTTTCGCCACCTCCCGGCGCTGGAAGGCCTGGAAGTCCTTGTACTCCTTGCTGGGCACCCGGTACTGGTTGTTGTAGTAGCCCTGGTCGATGATGAACTCGGGGCGGAACTTGTAACCCACCTCTTCCTCAAATTGCTGGAGAATATAAGGGCTGACGCTGGCGGAATAACCGTACCAGTCCACGTACTTTTCCCGCTTGAGTTCGTCGAACATCAGGGTGAACTGATGGAAGAAGGTGGTATACCGGATGACGTTGACGTAGGGGTGAGTCTCGATGAACTTGCGCAGCCGCTCCATGGTGTACTGGTGGGTCTTGGGCTGGCGCACGTCGAAGGTGATCTGGTGCTCAAAGTCCTTCCAGTCGTTGACCACGGCGTTGTACATATGCACAGGGTCCCAGATCAGGTAGGCCAGGAAACTGACGGTGTACTCATGGTAGGGGGCGGGTTTGTCGATGATGACGCAGCCGGTGCTCTCGTCATAACACCAGGCGGCCGCAGGGATGGGCTGGCCGGTGGTGCGGTCCACCACCTCCCACCAGCGGGTGATGTCGTCCCGGGTGTTGGGCTGCATGAGCTCGGGGCTGATGCCCTTCATCAGCGGGATGGACAGCGGACCCTCGTCGGCGGTGTAGAACGCCGTCATGATGTAGCACTGCTGCACTTCCTCGGGGTGGGCCTTGGCCCAGGCATTGTCCTTGCGGGTGGTGTAGTAGGTGGCGTAGACTTTGGCGCCGGTGTCTTTGAGTTCCTGCGGAAAGTCGGTGCCGTCACAGTCGCGGATGGCGTCGGCGCCCCAGCGCGCCAGCAGTTCTTTGGTCTGGGGGATCACGTCGATGTCGGTGGGGATGGTGACGCGACCGCGGGGTTTGGAATCCTGCATAGTGAGATTCTCCCTTTCTTATTTCTTTCCCGGTTTGCCGTCCTCGAACGGTTTGTTGTAGATGGCCAGGGCGGCCAGCAGCAGGGCCACGCCCAGCACCATAATGCCAAGGCCTGCCAGTTCGCCGGTCATGCCCCAGCCGGCCACGATGAGCACCAGGGCCAGCACGAAGAGTACCGCGATGGCCGCGATGCGCAGAGCGGGATGTTCTTTCCAGAATGCCATAGGATCACCTTAGCCTTTCAGGCCGCCCACGGTCATGCCCTGGGTCAGCTGTTTCTGCACGCAGATGTAGAGGATGAGGGTGGGCAGCATGACCAGCACCAGGCCGGCGTACATGGTGCCGTACTGGGCGGCGCTCTGCTGGGCCTGCATGAGGTTGAGCAGACCCACCGGCAGGGTGCGGGGCGCGCTGGTGGAGCTCATCAGCGTCATCGAGATGATGTATTCGTTCCAGAAGGAGAGGAAGTTGAACAGGATGATGGTGATGATGCTGGGTTTGGCCATGGGGAAGATGATGCGGATCATCGTGGTGCCGTAGCCGGCGCCGTCGATGTAGGCGGCTTCCTCGTAATCGTGGGCCAGGGTGGCGAAGTAGCCCGACAGCAGATAGATGGTGAAAGGCAGGGCGGTGGCGGCGTAGACGACGGCCAGCACAAAGAGGTTGTTCAGCAAAAAGCTGGTGCCGGTGAGGTTTTTCAGCCAGTTGTCGCCGTCGCGGAGCATCAGGAAGATGGGCACCACGATGTAGTTCACGTTGATAAAAAGCCCCGCCATGAAGAGGGTGTGCAGCAGTTTCTGCCCCATGAATTTGAAGCGGGCCAGGCAGTAGGCGGCGGGCAGGGCGATGACAAGGAGCAGTACCAGGGCCAGCGCCGTGACGATCACCGAGTTGAGCATGTAGGAACCCATTTTGGCGCCGTTCCAGGCTTCCACGAAGTTCTGCCAGTAGAAACCGGCGGGCAGGGCCCAGGGGTTGCCGTAAAATTCCGAATTCTGTTTGATGGACGCCATGAAGACCCAGGCCACCGGCACCAGGATGCTGATGGCCAGCAGCGCCAGGACCAGGTAGATGAACGCCATATACAGCCGTTCGCCCGAACGGGAGGATGTTTTTTGTTGCATGGTTGGCCCTCCTTAAAATTCCAGCGGTTCGCGGTCGGTGACCTTGTTGACCACAGCGGACAGCGCGAAGGAGAACAGGAAGATCACCACGCCGATGGCCATGCTGTAGCCGTAGAGACCGGCGTCCTTCTGGCTGTACATGTAGTTGAGCGCCACGTCGGAGGCACCGTTGGGGCCGCCGCTGGTCATGGCCTTGACGAACAGGAAAGCCATGTTGATGGTGGAGATGATGAAGAAGGTCAGGGTGGTGCGGATGTTGGTCCAGATCAGGGGGATGGTGATCTGGAAGAACTGGGTCACCCGGCCGGCGCCGTCCAGGTTGGCGCTCTCATAGAGGCTCTCGGGCACGGCGGACATGGAGGCCATGTACATGACCATGTAGTAGCCGATGGCCTGCCAGACCATGGCCATGATCAGCGAGGGGATGACCAGGGTCTCGCCCTTCCAGAGGATGGGATCGGTCATGGTGGTGAAGAGGCCGATGATGCTGTTGAGCATGCCGTTTTCCGGTTTGTAGATGGCCGAGAAGATACCGGCGATGACCACCACCGACAGGATGTTGGGAATGTAGAACACCACCCGGAAGAAGTTCTGGCCTTTGATTTTCTCCCGGGTCAGGATGCCGGCAAAGACCAGGGCAAACCCGAAGGTGATGATGGTGACGATGACCACCAGCAGGATCATGTTCTGCATGGACCGGATGAACTGGGTGTCGGTAACGAGCATCTGGAAGTTTTTCAGCCCCACGAAGGTCTCGTTGGGGGAGTAGGCGCCCCGCTCAAACAGCGACATCCGGAAGACGTTGAGGGTGGGGATGATCATAAATACGAAAAACAGGATGGTAGCCGGTGCCAGACAGAGCACCAGGAACCGGCTGCGGCCCTTGTTTTTATTCATAGGAACCGGTCGCTCCTTTCATGATAAGAAAAGGCGGGGGCGCATGCGCGCGCCCCCGCTCTTGCTGCAGTTACTGGATGATGTTGGCGCGC encodes the following:
- a CDS encoding DUF6903 family protein; its protein translation is MAFWKEHPALRIAAIAVLFVLALVLIVAGWGMTGELAGLGIMVLGVALLLAALAIYNKPFEDGKPGKK
- the gnpA gene encoding 1,3-beta-galactosyl-N-acetylhexosamine phosphorylase; the protein is MQDSKPRGRVTIPTDIDVIPQTKELLARWGADAIRDCDGTDFPQELKDTGAKVYATYYTTRKDNAWAKAHPEEVQQCYIMTAFYTADEGPLSIPLMKGISPELMQPNTRDDITRWWEVVDRTTGQPIPAAAWCYDESTGCVIIDKPAPYHEYTVSFLAYLIWDPVHMYNAVVNDWKDFEHQITFDVRQPKTHQYTMERLRKFIETHPYVNVIRYTTFFHQFTLMFDELKREKYVDWYGYSASVSPYILQQFEEEVGYKFRPEFIIDQGYYNNQYRVPSKEYKDFQAFQRREVAKLVREMTDITHEYGKEAMMFLGDHWIGTEPFMPEFQQAGVDAVVGSVGNGSTLRLISDIKGVKYTEGRFLPYFFPDTFHEGGDPVREAKENWVTARRAILRSPIDRIGYGGYLKLACEFPEFLDYVESVCNEFRELYGNIKGTTPYCVKTVAVLNCWGKMRAWGCHMVHHALYQKQNYSYAGVIEALSGAPFDVKFISFDDIKADPHVLDSIDVLINVGDGDTAHTGGKVWEDPEIAAAVKGFVYRGGGLIGVGEPGGHQYQGRYLQLAAPLGVEKETGFTLNYDKYNWEEHRDHFILADCPDHDVDFGEGKKSIYALEGTEILIQRDKEVQMAAHDYGQGRGVYISGLPYSFINNRVLYRAILWAAHAEDQLHTWFSTNCNAEVHAYVKNGKYCVVNNTYEPQDTTVYRGDGSSFDLHLDANEIRWYEI
- a CDS encoding phosphotransferase enzyme family protein, producing MEYCFEHPDVLAAWDWGGTVAGALPYGEGHINATHCIYVQLPDGDSRRYILQKINTATFTDPDGLMENICGVTEYLRQQAVARGADPARVTLQVIPTKDGKPYYRDAQDGCWRVYAFVENTVCLQQVQTPEDFYQSAVAFGNFQKQLAGYPAATLHETIPHFHDTPRRFDNFEKALAADTMGRAKDVAAEIAFVRARKADCAYMTDLLAAGKLPLRVTHNDTKLNNILFDKATGEGLCVIDLDTVMPGLAANDFGDSIRFGANHNAEDEPDQSKVHFALNLFEIYTKGFLQAAGDAFTPLEKETLPWGAKLMTLECGIRFLTDYLEGDHYFHTTRPGQNLDRARTQFKLVQDMEDCWAQMAAIVEKYS
- a CDS encoding carbohydrate ABC transporter permease codes for the protein MNKNKGRSRFLVLCLAPATILFFVFMIIPTLNVFRMSLFERGAYSPNETFVGLKNFQMLVTDTQFIRSMQNMILLVVIVTIITFGFALVFAGILTREKIKGQNFFRVVFYIPNILSVVVIAGIFSAIYKPENGMLNSIIGLFTTMTDPILWKGETLVIPSLIMAMVWQAIGYYMVMYMASMSAVPESLYESANLDGAGRVTQFFQITIPLIWTNIRTTLTFFIISTINMAFLFVKAMTSGGPNGASDVALNYMYSQKDAGLYGYSMAIGVVIFLFSFALSAVVNKVTDREPLEF
- a CDS encoding TspO/MBR family protein; translation: MKKWGFFVFPVIALAVGGLAGFLSRTGLETVYPLLEKSPLTPPGAVFPIVWSVLYLLMGVGLGLVVYKGGAGVTQAVVFWALQLALNFSWSLLFFGGGYYFAALLCLVILWLAILAMIAAFAAVSRPAAWLQIPYLLWVTFAGYLNGAVWLLNR
- a CDS encoding carbohydrate ABC transporter permease encodes the protein MQQKTSSRSGERLYMAFIYLVLALLAISILVPVAWVFMASIKQNSEFYGNPWALPAGFYWQNFVEAWNGAKMGSYMLNSVIVTALALVLLLVIALPAAYCLARFKFMGQKLLHTLFMAGLFINVNYIVVPIFLMLRDGDNWLKNLTGTSFLLNNLFVLAVVYAATALPFTIYLLSGYFATLAHDYEEAAYIDGAGYGTTMIRIIFPMAKPSIITIILFNFLSFWNEYIISMTLMSSTSAPRTLPVGLLNLMQAQQSAAQYGTMYAGLVLVMLPTLILYICVQKQLTQGMTVGGLKG